The following coding sequences lie in one Nocardioides sambongensis genomic window:
- the dapE gene encoding succinyl-diaminopimelate desuccinylase, whose product MPSDVSAPTVIDPAADVVTLTRQLVDIESVSFDEKPIADAVEAALAGCDHLRLERHGNTIVARTELGHPERVILAGHLDTVPVNDNLPSRDDGEYLHGLGTSDMKGGDAVIIKLATELTRPNRDLTYVLYDAEEVAAVHNGLGKLAAARPDLLTADFAILMESSRAEIEAGCQGTIRVEIRTAGERAHTARAWTGSNAIHAAAPILATLEAYRPRRPVIDGLEYREGLNAVAISGGVAGNVLPDACVVTVNYRFAPDRSEEQALEHLREVFTGHELTVTDSSPGALPGLDRPAAKEFIAAVGMPVSPKFGWTDVARFSALGVPAVNYGPGDAEYAHKKDEKVLKSRIVACEQALRAWLTDGSGQPGADEEETR is encoded by the coding sequence GTGCCCTCCGACGTTTCCGCACCGACCGTGATCGACCCCGCCGCCGACGTGGTGACCCTGACCCGGCAGCTCGTGGACATCGAGTCCGTGAGCTTCGACGAGAAGCCGATCGCGGACGCCGTCGAGGCGGCGCTGGCCGGGTGCGACCACCTGCGGCTGGAGCGCCACGGCAACACCATCGTGGCGCGCACCGAGCTGGGCCACCCGGAGCGGGTGATCCTGGCCGGGCACCTGGACACGGTCCCGGTCAACGACAACCTTCCCTCCCGCGACGACGGGGAGTACCTGCACGGCCTCGGCACCAGCGACATGAAGGGCGGTGACGCGGTCATCATCAAGCTGGCCACCGAGCTGACCCGGCCGAACCGCGACCTCACCTACGTCCTCTACGACGCCGAGGAGGTGGCCGCGGTGCACAACGGGCTCGGCAAGCTGGCCGCCGCGCGCCCCGACCTGCTGACCGCCGACTTCGCGATCCTGATGGAGTCCTCGCGGGCGGAGATCGAGGCCGGTTGCCAGGGTACGATCCGCGTCGAGATCCGCACCGCCGGCGAGCGTGCGCACACCGCGCGGGCATGGACCGGCAGCAACGCGATCCACGCGGCCGCCCCGATCCTGGCGACGCTGGAGGCCTACCGACCGCGCCGGCCGGTCATCGACGGGCTGGAGTACCGCGAGGGCCTGAACGCGGTCGCGATCTCCGGCGGGGTGGCCGGCAACGTGCTGCCCGACGCCTGCGTGGTGACCGTGAACTACCGGTTCGCCCCGGATCGCAGCGAGGAGCAGGCGCTGGAGCACCTGCGCGAGGTGTTCACCGGTCACGAGCTCACGGTGACCGACTCCTCGCCCGGCGCGCTGCCCGGGCTGGACCGTCCCGCCGCCAAGGAGTTCATCGCCGCGGTCGGGATGCCGGTCAGCCCGAAGTTCGGCTGGACCGACGTGGCCCGGTTCTCCGCCCTGGGGGTCCCGGCGGTCAACTACGGGCCCGGGGACGCCGAATACGCCCACAAGAAGGACGAGAAGGTGCTCAAGTCCCGCATCGTCGCCTGCGAGCAGGCACTGCGGGCCTGGCTCACCGACGGCTCCGGTCAGCCCGGCGCCGATGAGGAGGAGACCCGATGA